The genome window GGATTGGAAGCAAGGGGCAGCTCTTCCTTCCTCAAAGACCTGCTCTTTGCTGGAAAAGCTAAGGGGTTGCTTAATCTCAACACAAATCTTGAACATAAACTGTGCCAGACCACAGGTAAACAAAATGCCTGACacccccagaagcagcagcgCTTCCCTGCCATGTTTTTGTATAGttcttctgcctctctctccccttcccagtTTTCAATTTAAGGCAGCTACTTCAGAGTCACAGCTGGGATTTTCTTGGTCAGATGCACTGGCATGCTCATCACAAGCcaatgcaaaaagaaaatggCAATATCTTGCAGAGAGAActcaagctgtgctgagcacacatcaaaagagcaggctgcagccagctgtatGACAGGGCTGTAGGCAACAGGCAAATGGACCAACCTGGCCAGGCCCTCCTCGAATTGGGGAACAGCAGTGCAAGGTGCACACACACCACAGCCTGAACAGCAATGCTGAATGATTACAGCACTTGatcacagcctctgccagccaggaATTCACTATAATGGTGCTGGGCCAAGAGGGAAAGATTAAGTTACTTTAAATACCTATGAATGACTTAATTGCAGTTATTGATACACAGGAACAGAGCAACCACCTTGGTGTCCACAGTAGCAAGGATCAGAGTTCAACCTACTGTGCATACTCCAGCTCTTGTCTGCAACCCAGGCAGGTGGCTGCTGTGCCCGTGGGTGAAAGGTCTGCTCCCCCCAGAACATATCATGTTCTTAACCAGGGAAGAAGGAATTGTGTTTGCAGCAGTATACCTGTTCTTATCAAAGAGGATGGGCTTCTCCCATCTGAAGTAAAAGCCCACATGAGAAGTGGGGGTGCAGAGAAGCAGGACTTGCACAGCCTTTCTCAGCAGGTTGACTATGAAGTGCTGCTAAGCCACAGCAGTGGCTTGACTCATATTTGAAAACTGCCACAAAAACACCATACCAactgcacagcagcctcagcacaaaAGGTAAGAACTCAGAGTCAAAACTAAATGGCAGAGCTCTGTTTCTTTCCTTGTGCTTCAGTACAATTAAATTCAGGACTGAGTGTCTTCCTgtctcgggggggggggggggtggggggcaggaagggaagggattgaGTAATATGGACTAAAACCAGAGAAATGCAGCATGGAGGAATTTTGCAAGATTCCACACAGGAAAATTCCAGATTAACAGGAATACCCAAAAATATGtataactggaaaaaaaagctaCCACTATGTGCTTTTGAGTGCCAAGTGAGGGAGGTCCACTGATCTTGGCCAAAGATTTGGCAGGGTCAGCATCTTGGAATTTACCAAGAAACATCAAGTCCTACAGCAAATTTAGTGCAGAACAAAGAACTGTTAGTCCAGGGCATGgaaaaaagagatgaaaaaatgttttgcaTAGTGAATACCTAATTTGATATAAATTACATCCATCTGTTAAAGTTCTTGCCATACTGCTGTTTGCTTCTGGCTTCCAATACATACATCTAACTAATGAAAAATAGAAAACACTCAGCCTTTACAGATAATACTTTCCCTGTAGAGACAGAAGATCTCAGCTGTACAGTGTATGCTTTCCATACAGGGTCACATATTCTAACTAGAGAAACTGCCCAGAGGCAAGAGCAGCCAGAAGAGGAGCAGTTTGATTTGTGTCACAGGGCAATCAGTAGGATTTGGTCAAATAAACCATCTTCTAGGCTTTGTTGTTACTCCTATGCACTTTGTGGGCATTCTCTGTTGTGAACTGGCTTCAAGCAGAACAGTGctaatcactgaacagaattagttctgctCTAACTCAAAACAGGACACCAACGCAGCTGtaaaagctggagaggagacaggGGAGACTTGGCAAATAATAAGCAAGGCTCTGGTTCTGCAGGAAAAGGAAACTGAACAAATCCATCTCTCCTTGGAGCTTTTAGCATTAACTGTTTATCTTTTTCCCAGCATACTAAAGGATTCCATGTAACTATGGAACTCCAGAAATCAGCACATTGGTCCCAATAGCTACAACCCCCTCTGACACACGAGTGAGTACAGCCCAGCAAGCCAGTAAGGCTTGGCCTGGCCAACAAGGCAACACACAAATTATATCTTTGAATTCAAAGCAAGCAGGAATTAGCCATGCACTATCCAGGTTCCCCAAGAAGTGTTCCTCAGCAGCCACCCCTCAGCAGGCCTATGGCCCTTTTCTCTCAGAAACCATTGGCAAAAAAGGATGAAATGCAGAGGCAAGCTTGGCTTCCCTAAGCACTTTTCCTGACTACACCTCACACATGAAGGTGTGTGAGAACCTTCCATACCTGTAGTACAAGAccaggctcagcccagctcaggaagCTGCTATAGGCAACACAAGGCCATCTGCTCCCAAGTGTCAACACATACCCCACCAACAGGCCTCAAGGTGAGCTCCATCTTCTGATAAACCCTGGAAGACCATGGGAATCCAGCCTAAAAGTAAGAATTATTCACATAAAGGAAAGAATTTAACACAGcagcatttttattcttttttttcaagcCTAAAAACAAGCAATCTTGTTTGTTTGACCTTAAGTGACAGATGGGTCTTATATAGGTGTAATTTTTGGCTAGTAATGGGAGGTACCCCACGTCCCAGTTCCCTGCACATGCAAAATCAGAACAGTAAGAGCCCCATGATCCCAGAGGCCACTGTGCTGTATGAAGGAGAGGACCAGTGTCAGCCCAGACTGCAAACTGGGGGCTGTGCCTTATTTCTGAGTGGGAGACCAGAGCTTTTAAAGGCGTTCATTAACACAAAAATTCAATCAAGTGCCATCATCCTTGCCATGTCAGGTTTTATTAATCATTAGCTCCTGCAAGTCTTAAAGGCTTTATCTTAAAGGTGGAACTCTGTTGGCTGATAAAACCTGTAAAGCTTTCCTTTGCACCCCCCTGCATACCTCACGGACAAATTCCACAGGCAGAAAGCTGTGATCAATTATTTAAAGTCTGTTAAAATGATCAAGTTTAGAAACGACTTTTAGGAAATGAAGACATGAAAATTTCTTACTAGTTCCAGTCCTAACAGAGTTTCTGGCTTCTCTTCTACAAGACAAAGTCATCCCAGAAAGAAACTGCAGATGAACCACAAGTGCACAACTACTTCAAACTTTGGCAGGTGACGTGTTGCCTTTAGAGTCACTCCGAAGTGAGCTGGCTGGGTGCACTTAGAAGCAAGGCAAGATTGATGCACAGGGTCTGATATCTTTATTTTGGGAAGATAACACATATTAGAATATTTTCCAAGCAGATCTAGAGCTGAGTGCAACATAGGCTATACTGGACATAAAATGAGTTGTAACTGGAAGATAATAACCAGAGACAATCATTTAAAACAAAGTTTCGAGGTTAGGGCAACATTTCTCTGAGGTCACAGAAATCCTGCCTCAAAAACATGCTGTTTATGCTAAGCTGCAATACATACAACCTCACAGCACAAGCAGGAGCACTTTTAAAGAATGCCTGCTGTAAAAAAGAATCCAACAATTTAAGAGAAACTTCTTGTCACATCTGGATTAAGAATACAtcagagctctgctttctttCTATTTCAGAACATTGTTTCACTTGTTTTCCAGGAATGGTAGAACTGACCAACATGAAAGTAGCAAAATAAGCTTAAACCCCCAAAATCTCTGTAGACCTCTTTCTGCTGCCAACCACTAGGAAAAAGGAAGTCTCATTCTGTTCCTTTTGATCATCACTTACACAAGGGAAGTCAAAATTCCTCTTTTCTGAGTCAAAGCAAATACCATGAGCAGAATAGTTTCTCCACCATCCCACTAGTCTCTCAATCTGCTAATAAACAGGAAAGTGTCTCCTTCAGCATGCCAAAAATGAGCTTTAATAACAGTTTGCCTGCTCATTTATTCTGAAAGGAGACTGGGATGGAACTTATTCCTGCACTGCAATAGAGTCACATCATTAAAAACAACCTTTAACAGCcaatgctgaggcagaagtttgTCACCACCAGTGCACCTTGATCCAAGTTGTTCATTTACAAGCTGCACATGCCATCAGCATCTGGTTCAGTGAAAGCAGCACAAGCTGAAGGAGAGTTAGTTAAAACTTTAACTTGCAGAAAGCTTTCTATCAGCTGTGAAGAGCATCTTCACAGAACTCCTGTTGTACTCATCATTACCTTTAATTTTAGGTAGACTATGGATTGCTGGAAGGGAACTGAAGGCCGCAGCTGGATTTATCCCACACTGATCATCTGTGCAAATGGATTTTTCTCCACCATGAGGCCATCAGAAGCTTTTCTCACTCCTTATCTGACAGGGCCAGACAAAAACCTAACACTTGAAGAGGTATGTAACTATTAAGTAATAATTAAAATGCTTAAAGCACTGTGTTACAGCAATAACTGAAGGGGAGATGGCCAGTTACAAGTCTATTGTATCTAGATTTGTAGTTAAGATGCTTCTGGAAAACAGTGAGTTTCCTCTTTTGCAGAATGTCAATACTCAAGTCCCTAAGCTCTAAGGTCTTCAGAAACACTGATGGTTGTTTCAGTAAGTGGCATTTTCAGCAAGATCAGGTCAGTTAGTTCCTCTCCACCTAGACCCAAGAGGCAGGGCAACACTAAGTCTTTTTTACAGTGATGGTGGAATTGCCCAGTGACACTGTGATTGCAGGCCATAAGAGCACCAAGCGAACTTCCCATCGCTTGGTATATTGTTACTGACCTTAACAGGGCTGGTTTATGCAGTCATTGACCTGGGAAGGCCAGGCTCACATTCAAAAACAGGCTTTCTTTTGACAAAAGCATGCACTGCCTTtccttgctctgctcctgtgttCAGCACTAGCTGCTTTGTGCCTTCCCTAAGGGAAAAAAGTTAACAATCAGCTGAATTATGGAACTAAGAGCATAACTGGAAAACACAACCTTGGTACACCCACAGAGAGCTAACATAAGGAACTGCCATTCCTGATGCACAGCAGCAAATGTTAATGCACAGCATGAACCCGGTGTTTCTTACAATGAAAGATATCCATGGTGTGGGTTGTTGGGGTTCCCCCCTATTTTATTTAAAGCAgaaagaagaattttctttttctttatgaaaTACACAAAGCAAAATTGGATGCCTTAATTGTGATTTCAGCAAGAATGCTTAACTCAACAGGTGAATGCAGTACAGAGAGCGGCTCTGTCAGCCAAACTCACCATCAGCACAAAGCTTCAAAACCAACATTttgaatgtttggggttggttggctTGTTCTGTTGTTGGGAGTTTTCTGGCTTTTGTTTtacatttcctctttcttctctcctagGTGACCAGCAAGATTTTCCCAGTCTGGACATACTCGTACCTCGCACTCCTTGTCCCAGTCTTCCTGATGACAGATTATGTGCGCTACAAGcctgtcctcctcctccaaggTGTCAGCTTCATTGTcacctggctcctgctcctctttgcACAGGGAGTGGTGGCCATGCAGCTGGTGGAGTTCTTCTATGGCTTGGTAACAGCCAGCGAGGTCGCCTACTATGCCTACATCTACAGTGTCATCAGTACCGACCACTATCAGAAAGCCACAAGCTACTGCAGAAGTGTCAcccttgctgcagccaccaTTGCCGCCACGCTGGGACAGCTGCTCGTTTCCTTGGCACATGTTTCCTACTTCCACCTTAATGCCATTACTTTGGCTTCTGTGTCCTTGGCCTTTGTGtgttccttcttcctccccatgCCCCAGAAGAGCATGTTCTTCCACAGAAAAGACAGCCCAGAAACTCTTCCAGGGCCACATAAAGCAGGCACCACACTCGACTCCCACAGGCCATCAAACTGCCAGGAGGACAAAAGCTCCACTGTGTCTGCTGAGAGACCAGCACCCGAGAAACCAGCTGAAAAGGCCAAGCCCCAGAACCACATGCTGAGAGTACTGGTGCAGCTGGGCCAGGACCTGAGGGATTGCTACAGCTCCAGCAAACTTCTGTGCTGGTCCCTGTGGTGGGCTCTGGCTACCGCTGGCTTTAACCAGGTCGTGAACTACATCCAAGTGCTGTGGGACACTAGAGCCCCCTCCCACAGCTCGGCAGTGTACAACGGGGCTGTGGAAGCAATAGCTACGTTTTTGGGTGAGTGAAAGATCACTGGCAACTACTTTAACCCAATCTGTGCTGATGGCATTCTCCAGTAATGTCTTCAGTGCCTTTCGGTTTATCTCCTGAGAGgaccaaagccagcagcaacagTCACCAATATGTAACATCAAACAGTCCCTGGGCAAtgtatgtggctctgagcaacctgatctagtgtgaggtgtccctgcccatggcagggggattggaactagatgatccttgaggtcccttccaaccctaacaattctgtgattctgctgtaCAACTTGATCAGCAGGTTTTTCCAAAAACAGTCTTCAATACAAAGGTTTAAGTTTTTCCATCCATCACCACAGTAATGCAATGGCTCTAGGAGGATGATAATGTTTCCAAGGATTAATTACTCTTTTTAATCAGGCTCAGCAACATCCATGGCAGTTGGATACGTCAAATTAAACTGGGACCTTTCTGGAGAGCTGGCTCTGGGGGTTTTCTCTGCAATGGATGCTGGAGCTCTCTTTCTCATGCACTTCACTGAGAACATCTGGGCATGTTATGCTGGTTACCTTGTGTTTAAGGCATGCTATATGTTGCTCATAACAATAGCCACGTAAGTATAACAACACTAAACTTATTTAGATATCCATGTCATGTGTTTAAATTTACTACTGTGAATGGAAGTTCCCCTAGAAATAAGATTTAAGTAGGTCACAACAGCAGCACATTATTTCTAATCTATGTAAAATTATGTTTGGAATTATGGCCTATCACAACAAGTAACCAAGTTAAAAAGTGCTCTTAGCCATTGAGTGATCTCTATGTGGAAGTATTCTTTAAATGGCCAAATGCATAGTCCTAATTTAGCAAAAGCATTTACTCTTAGAAAGTAGGATGCAAAACCAGAGGAACAAAGGGTTTCTGCCAAGGTGAAGCTGTTCCAGGTTAACAGCCACAACTGAAGAATCTCCTGTGCACCATTAAACTGGTTTTACAAGCTTCCCCCCCCAGCTAAACTGTGAAGGTCATGCTCTCCAGAGTTTAGTTCACCTGCTGGTTCACTCTTAGGTTCCAGATTGCCGTCATCCTGAGCATGGAACGCTATGCCCTGGTGTTTGGTTTCAACAACTTCATTGCGCTGGTGATTCAGACCATTCTAACTGTGGTTGTGGTAGATCCCaaagggctgggactggctgtcAACACCCAGGTAAGCTGTATCACTCATGCTGCTCGCAGTTCCCCACCACTCCTCCAAGACCAACCTTTGGGAGCACACCAGGTGATGCTCTGACCTGGGACAGCAAGTCACTGGAAAACCAGGCACTTTTACAGTGAGCTGGCATTAGCTACCACAGCCTACTTGTCCTCCTGTACTGCCAATCTGGGATCTTTGCTATTATTTTACTACTACTTTCACAGAGCAGAAGACCACCACTTACTGCTCAAGAGTTTTTCATTTAAATACTTACTATTCACAAGTTTATTGCCAAAACAGAAGCAGGGAAACAAGCTGAAAGACAAGCTCTGAGTCAACTCCTAAGGTGATTCCGAGTTACATTTGTCAACAGATGTACCCCTAAGGTACTCTAGTTCTGCAAATGATCTAATCTCATAATTCCCCATTACATTTCCAAATGTAAACTTAGTTCCTGAAGGAGTTCCAAGTCACTAGCTTCCATCTTTCCAAACAGGAAAGGGCAGGGCAGCTCTCCcctctggggaggggaagcaCACAGCAGAGTATTCTCTCCCCCTCATCTTACTACTGCAGGCTTCCTAAAGGATGAAGTCAACCAACCAGACTTCTTGAATCCTTCCAAAATGGGACTGTTCTGGGGTGTGGGTGACAGGGAACGCAGCAGTGGAGGGACAACCCTTCGGTTATCAGCTAACAGCAAAGGCAGTTTGACTAACTGCTCCTCCTTTTCCCAGTTTCTCATTTACAGCAGCTACTTCACGGTCATAGCTGGCATTTTCCTGATCAGAAGTGCATACACCGTGATCTCCAGTAAATGCAGAAGTGTCAGCATGGATGGTGAAATCACCCATCAGTAACAACAGGGACAAAGTGGCTGCAAGAAGCACTGCTGACACGGTCACCTGAACAATGCACGTGGAGAAGCATCATGCTCCTCAGGCAGGACTTGTCAGTGGTGCACccggccagcaggagcctgcctCAAGAAGGGATTtccacctttcccccccccccccccatcttttTCCTCTAGTACTTCAACACCAAACCATCCTCAAACAATCTTCTATTTCAGCATGTCTAGTGATGTGGTACCCAAACCTCTACTAATGCTCAGCAAGCAGAAGTCCACACAGATACCTGAACCTCACAGCAGAACAACTTAGAGAACACAGCCTTTGAACTTTCACTTGCACTGTTTCATTTAAAGGCCATTTAGCCACAGATGAAACATCCAAACATTCCCAGGGGATCTAAAGAAGCAGATGTCCCACAGCAGCAAGATGGTGCCTTGGAAAGCTTGTCACAGAAGCCTTTGGAAGACTTTTTCCAACTGGAAATTGTTACAGGTATTTTCAAAGCAAGTTAACAAAGAGCAATaaaccttttttccccaaagacaCTACTTCAGTACATTCCAAAGTGGATAACCACAGTGCTatacagcacagccacagcccaaACAATCAGGCTAGAACACAGGACTATTCCCATTCCCATCTCACTGAGTAGACATTGGGCTGATTTGGTGCAGTTGCATGCAATAAGCACGTTTAAGTGTTCTACAGACCCTTCTGAATCCTTGCAGTTCCCCTCTTTACTGCATTTGTGCTACTATCCCAAACTAGGCGAGGTCAGTCACAGACAAGTGCTGTTCATTTGTACCATGATAAACACAGTGGTGAGACCAAGGGTGCCACCAACATCCTGGAAACCCTTGCTGGCTGGGGATTTGTTCAGAGGACTTCCCAGAGAACCCTGAGAATTAAACTATACACCAGACTCCAGCCAGCAGTCTCCATAAGAAGGGAAAAACCAGACTTCAAGTCTGGATTAACTTCACATACACCAACAGGACAAACAGAGTTAAGTGAGGAGTCCAGCTGTAAGCAGCTTGTATAAGCCACCTGTCCCCTGCTTTGGGATGTCCAaagcttaaaaaacaaaataaaataaataaaatcccaAAGGTAAGATACAGACATCATGACAcctcccagcactggcaggcaACAGTCAAAAGCACTGGCATATAAGTGTTTTTACAGGCAGATATAACTGCTGAGCTCCACGAGGAACAACAGGCTCCAATACTCAGGCAGGTAAAAGGGAAAGGTCTTACCTTTGAGAACTTCCACCTTTGCCTCAGGGGCTTTGACATCCTTTTCTCAAAAAGGTCAACCTGATCATTTACTCTGTTATCCTGAAAGCTGTTAAAATGTTGTTCTCCAGCTGGTCAGAAAGCTTCAAGCTGACAGTTTTCACATTCACAGTATCTTTACATTATTTGCTTCGTTTCGGTATTATACTTGAAGTTAAGCCAGTTGAACACCATCACCAACTACTCTGATGCAGTTACATTTCTCATTACCCTTCTTGCTACCAGACTAGACAAGCCAGACTCCTTTCCCACACACCTTTACAAATCCCATTCTAGCATAGCAGGAAACATTCCAATAAATAAAAAACCACTACCCACAAAACTGTGTCTCCTGCAGCTAACCTTTTCTCAgggaacttcctcctcactgttTCCAGCATCCTCCATTATCCAGCAGCTGAGTCACAATAACCCAGGCTCACAGAACATCTCCCTGTTCGACAGGCCACTTCAGCTAGGACAGCCAGCTCCATCTCAAGGACAAAAACACATCCTGGTGAGGCATGTGGAAATGTAAAGCTTCACTCACCTTGCAGCATATGCCTTTGAGGCCTGATCTGTGTACAAGATGCTCGGTGTGCACATTGCAACCCAACAAGATGCTGCTCCACAGAAATAATGCTACACAATTGTTTCtgctaatatttattttttttttcacctgcaaACTGTAGCAAAACATGATCAGCTTTATTATGCAGACAGGTATCCCTCTAACATTAGAGATTTAGGCATGTATAAATAGAAGAGCTCTTAGGAAAGGAAAACGTTTTGAGAAATGAACAAACCTTCAGCTGAACTTTGTGACTTCCAATGTCAACGGTTAAAATGATGCAGTTCCTTCCTTCCAAGAGATACAACAGCACCTTAAAGTGGCTGATCTATTTCCCAGTAACATTTTTCACATAACAATGTGTTAAAGTTACAAATACTGATATGCACAAATAGCTATTTTCTAAGAAAAATATGTACAGTACTGCAGCATAATGAATGTGGTATCTGCAATAACTTATTAGCCAATTTCAATATACATGATACCGCTACTCTTCACCTG of Dryobates pubescens isolate bDryPub1 chromosome 32, bDryPub1.pri, whole genome shotgun sequence contains these proteins:
- the SLC19A3 gene encoding thiamine transporter 2 encodes the protein MDCWKGTEGRSWIYPTLIICANGFFSTMRPSEAFLTPYLTGPDKNLTLEEVTSKIFPVWTYSYLALLVPVFLMTDYVRYKPVLLLQGVSFIVTWLLLLFAQGVVAMQLVEFFYGLVTASEVAYYAYIYSVISTDHYQKATSYCRSVTLAAATIAATLGQLLVSLAHVSYFHLNAITLASVSLAFVCSFFLPMPQKSMFFHRKDSPETLPGPHKAGTTLDSHRPSNCQEDKSSTVSAERPAPEKPAEKAKPQNHMLRVLVQLGQDLRDCYSSSKLLCWSLWWALATAGFNQVVNYIQVLWDTRAPSHSSAVYNGAVEAIATFLGSATSMAVGYVKLNWDLSGELALGVFSAMDAGALFLMHFTENIWACYAGYLVFKACYMLLITIATFQIAVILSMERYALVFGFNNFIALVIQTILTVVVVDPKGLGLAVNTQFLIYSSYFTVIAGIFLIRSAYTVISSKCRSVSMDGEITHQ